AATTCTACAAGCAAAGATGAATAGATTCTATATGATAATGACCAATTTACAAGGTATTTTCATTTGCTTTTTATAGTCTTTTCTATGTAGTACGTACCCAGCCCTCCCCGACTATGTACAGTTATCCTTTCATTATTCGGGTTCATTAGAACACTAACTCATTGTATATTGTTCCATCAGTAGATAAAAATCCACTATAAAAGTTGTCCAGAGTTGTCTTAGAAATTTATGTGCGGAATACGGTATATATAAATGTTATGTGCTCTAGATTCTTCTACTGCTCTCATTTATCTAGATTATTCTAGATAATAATTGATAATCATATATTTCTTGATTTTTCTACATTAATACATTTCACTACTAGATTTTACAAGCatattatctagatttttctagattaatattttaacaagTTGGTATTAAAGTGCAGATACATTTTATGTTTAGTTGATTATTGTAATTTGGCATTATTGAAACATCTTGATCCTCTGTCTCTAAGCATGCTAGTGTCTCAGTTGTAAATTGACTTGATGATCTAACAGGCAACTGTAAAGATGGGCCTTGTTACGGTATTATAGTTTAGCTTAATTGAAACTTTACAGTTATTTAGTACTAtgcatgttgaattgttgatgtaGGAGAAATTCGAGGAAACAAGAGCTGGGTAAATGAAATTTTACAAAGAAAAACTTAGCTCCAACTCCAAGTTTTGATTCTTCAGTTGAGTTTTGTTTGAATGATTTCTATGGTTGTGGTTACTTGTAGGTCTTAACCTTTCGGAATTATATTATCGGTTTTCCCTAATTAGGTGTAATGTTTTGTATATGTGCACCTGATTAGGTCTTAACCTCTAAATCGCCAATATTGCAGGGCCTAAGGATTTTGTCAAGTGGAATGGTTCTGTTTTAGACTCGGTCGTTGGAGTCTTTCTTACGCAGAATGTGTCAGATGTCCTCTCTAGGTATGTTTTAAGTtcaaaactttaaaattttagtttCAAGTAAATAATTTACTCGGCACTATAGTTGAGTTCTTTCACATTGTATCAAAGTAGTCCAGACGGTTTTGAAATCTTGGGAGGCCAATTTGCATTTGAGTTTGTCTCAttgcatatttaattttatgatttgTGCAGTAACGCGTACATGGAAGTGGCATCTCGATATCCTATTAAACCACAAACCAATGAAAATGAGGATTGTGGTATAGATTCAGATATCTCAAGCAGCCAAGGGAGTACTGTGAGCACTTCATGCAGTACGAATGGCCCAATCATCGAGTATCCTGaggaagaagaagtagaagaaaAAGATGAAGAAACTAAAGCAAGAGAGAAAGAATATGATACTGCTTTAAAGGATATGATAGCATCCTTGCCTAATTTACAGGGACcgggaaaagaaaagaaaggcgAAGATGTAAAAGAGTTCGATTGGGAACCCATACGACTTTATTTTCTAGGGAAGAATACTGAAAGGAGTCCAGACACCCAAGATTCTGTAGATTGGGAAGCAGTAAGGAAAGCACCAGTTAAGGACATTGCTAAAGCCATTGAGCAAAGGGGCCAACATCGGATTATTGCTGCAAAAATACAGGTACGAACCATATTTTGTACAAGTATGAAATATTTTATTGTTTGGAAAATTTTGATTCCGCTTCAGCAAAAAATCTGATGATTGTTGATAAATACAGAGAACTCTGAATCGACTAGTCGATAAACATGGAACTATGGATCTTGAATGGCTACGTCAAGCCCCATTTGAAGTAGCAAAGTAAGTTTAGAATATCCccttaattttttctttttgcaattctatacatttttttttaagattaaaattttaatttcctttgattttcaggGCATATTTACTAAGCTTCTATGGACTTGGCATGAAAAGCGTTGAATGCTTGCGACTCTTAACACTTGGCCATGATGCCTTCCCCGTAAGATTCTAGATTTGCACCTTTTTTTTGTGGCAAATAAGGtattattaaaccaaaaagaGAGGAATACAAGCTCAACAGAGCAGACCACCAGGGCAAAGCTACTGCTAACAAAGCAGAGcagcaaaagaaaaacaaagctaGCACAAGCTAGAGCAGCAAAAGAAAAACCAACTAGCACAAGCTAGAAATGACACTGAGCACTAAATTATACAGCTTCCCACGTTTTCAGAGCTTCTACATGAGACTTTAAACacaatttcattaaaaataaTATCAGCATCCCTGTACCTTTGCTTGATTAGCactattttatttctagcaaGTAGGTTTCAACATATATTTTCGAGTATTAAGGTACATTTTTTTCAAAGAATGTTTTAAAGTTGAGATCTTTATgggaaaaaaaagttaaaaaaatcaTCTAGTTTAATAACCTTATAATTTCAATATCAATTGCATCATTGATTCTAATCCTTCTCACCTATTCTAACTTTTACATACCAGGTTGATGTAAATATCAGTCGAGTTGCGGTACGTTTAGGTTGGATTCCCCTCGGAACATTGCCTAAAGATATTCCCTTTCATCTTCTTGAAAAGTAATGTATACTCAACCATTGTGTTTCATAATTTGGATGGAAGGACTAGCTGAAGATTTCCTAACTTTGATAGTCAATTCGTGTAGGTACCCGTTAGAAGACGCTATTCAGGAGTTTCTTTGGTCAAGAATATGCAATATGGAGCGGAAAAAATTGTATAGTCTCAACTTATATCTAATTGTCAGTACTTATCAAATAATTGATTTTATATATCTTATGCAATAACTCCGATGTTTATTTGGTTACAGGTATAAAATTCATTATCAATTGATCACATTCGGAAAGGTACTTTCTTTCGGAATTATATTTTTACCGTACAAccaatgatattttttttattgtttgcaAGTTACAAGCACATGTACAAAGAAATAATGTTGGTTGCTAGAAAATTAccctttttgtgtgtgtgtgttgggggGGGTGGGGGACTCTTTATATTTAGACATTTCTATTAATAAATTTCTGAAAACTTTGAGTTTGAATTTTTTACTGTATTAACCATATAATTACAAAATGTTACTGTGTTTTAGATTTTTTGCACGAAGAAAAATCCCAATTGTAGAGCATGTCCATTCAAGAACGAATGCAAATACTATCAAAGTGTTGAAGAGAGGTTAGTGGCATGCCTAATACTACCCCGTAGAACTTTTTCCTTTATGTGAATTTTTTTGCTTATAAATCTATTTTTTTAGATAAGAAAACATGATGACGGTCCATTcccgatggagccaaagattcatttgttcttttggctgtgggatgtaatggactaaatcaaaatggctcttaaaacctatttcgcttcctttccatgaagtagaagatggtcgtcccattgtcgtcccgttatcgcttttgggtcaattggaaacaacctctttgcaattgcaggggtaaggttgcgtacacccgacccccccttaccccgcttcttgcgggagcctcttttaggcaatggggtaatgataatgaatgatgAATAAGAAAACATGATGAAATCCCACATAGTTTAATATAACCActgataaaataaaaatgataatggtgatgatgatgatgatgtagagTGCAGTAGTAATGGCGCAGACGGCGGTTATAGGTGTGGTCACGGTGATTTGTGTGACGGGGATAGGAGAGCAGTATCATCTGTGTCAGTagctttaataatttttatcatCGTTAATGTTATCAGTTGCATTGTATTCTTCCTCAAGAAATGGGGTTTATATGTCTCGTTTATAAAGTAGTCTTAAAATTAGCATTATATGTTGTCTGTATTTaacattgttttatttatttatttattttatgaatGCAGTGCAAGAATGAAACATCCTCGGTTGACGTGGACTCAAAATAAAGAGACTTTAAGGTTGAAGAAGGGTTCTAAAAACAATAAGAACATCCAAAATCCATTTGACGTCAAGAAAGAGTCTTCTAGACCTTTGTTTCTAGCATCTAGTTCTAATTCATCGCCGGATATGTCAATATCTTTCCCGGTGTTAAATCGGACCTTCTCTCAAAAACGTGATCGTAGCCCTATCGTTGAGTTTCCGGCCTCTCCAAAGAGGGTTGAAGAACCCGAGCTACTTGACATTGAAGATTTGTTAAACAATACTAATGAGGCCGATGAGGAAATTATAGAAGTTGATATTTGTACTCAAGAGTTCAAGCAAACAGTGAGGGATCAAATTGAAAGGGAAAGTGTGACACCACCTCATAGTGATGATCTCTCAAGGCTAGCTTTAGCTATCACATCTGAAGACGATTATATTCCTCTACCAAAGCACATTAATCCTATTCGATTGAGGACGGAACATCAAGTGTAAGTTTCATCCTTTTATTTATGACTACAATAATATAAAATTAAGCTAGTTAATAAAATGATTTGTAATTATTATTGAAGATCGATAATTTGTATTTATACTCTGCTGCAGGTATGAGTTGCCTCATAATCATCCTCTCTTAAAAGATGTATGTAATTTCTTTACTAGTCCATTATCTTATAACACCATTCCTAACTTGGAAAAGACTTTAATAAGAGACTCATTAATAATTACGAAGTACTTCGTATTGTTATATATTTATTGTATTGATTTATATTATTGTTGCAGTTTGAGCCACAACGAGGGATAATACCCTATCTTCTCGCCATATGGACGACACCAGGTAATAAATtacatagtactccctccgtgttTTCTTAGGAGCTACGTATTAAGAATTGTGAAGTTATGATGAAATGTGttatattaatttattttccaatTCATTGTGAATTATATCATCTATACTCCGTATAACGTTACATGCGTTATTGATAAGAGGCAAAACGATGGTCATACGAAGTGtgttatttttaataatataacttAGATTTGCTATCTAAGAATTAGATTTATTTATCCAACCTCATCATTTAACAGATTCAGATGAAAGGAATGGTGATAGTTTGGAAGGATGTTCTGAAAAAGTTCCAGGTGAATCTTTGACCGTCAAAGGAACATTTTTGGTAAGTATTCTAaacggaaaaagaaaaaaaaaaaaattatcttatttttgtaaaataattaaaatttgcaaattaaatttgttttacAGATACCCGTTCGAACCGCCATGAAGGAATCTTTTCCACTCAATGGTACCTATTTTCAAGTTAATGAGGTaagtaaaatataaaaataattaagagtgCGTACTAGGTTAGCAGACTTAGCACAGAAGTtgtgtttaattattttagcgggtttttgtttttgtaatagTTATTCATCAAGGGTTTATTACAGGTTTTTGCTGATTATCAAACTAGTGAATGTCCAGTTGATGTGCTTACAAGTTCTATATGGATGCTACCGAAACGAACTTTATACTGTGGGTATAGCACATCGTCAATATGTAAAGGTAAGGAAAATAGTTGTACTGTctgaaaaaatattttatacgTAGAATGTAACGGTATTGTAataaaagtttgtattatgTGTAAAATTAGGTTTAACAACGGCGGAAATTCAACGTTGTTGTTGGCAAGGtatgttattattttgttttatatataattatttATAATAACGATATTGTATTGGTTTTACATATTTTTTGCTTTTACATGGTATGATTTAGGTTATGTATGTACAAGGGCTTTCGATCGTAAAAGCCGTGCACCAAAGCCACTGTCGTCTAGATTCCATAACCGTCCTAAGGTGAAGGGGAAATCgcaagaggaagaggaagaataGATATGCGTTTGGATTGGCATGATGATTGATGGTGTATTTTTTTTAGAGCTTGTTATGTTCATATTCAACGTTATTGGTtgcattttttttccttttacagAGTACTCCAATTTATTAGTGTTCTATTCTTTGTTGTATAAAagattgatttttgtattaatTTTGGAATGAGAGGAAGGGAATTTTGATTTATAGGAAAAAAATATGATCTTCTATAATTCTTCGATTgatacaatagttgttcttaCTAACTACATTTGAGAGAGTCCAACTCCCAACTTATGCACATACAACATATTTATAGTTGTTGTATCATAGTTTCTAGATTTCTCTATACTTGtctaatacttcgtattacCTATTTTCACATCACATGTCTAATATATTTCTAGATATTTTTCTAGGGTAATTCTCTAATAAATACGTAGTAGTAGTTATTTCAGCATTGCAAGTATGAAGGATAAGGGCAGTTTTCAAGCCTGCAATCAGTTTTCAGATTGCCTGATTTTAACCTCCAGAGTTGACCTTCAAAcctgtatgtatgtatgtatcaCATAATTTTCAGAAGTTAAATGCTTCATACTTCCCTTTCTTGAATTCCTTTCCTCACACCGCCCTTTTCTACTCTTGGTACGTGTAGTCTTGTAGACAGTAGAGTATCACTCATTAAACTCAAATCCTTTATTCCAAGGCAACTGCCTATATTTTTAGCAAGCAACGTAACAATATCTTGGCTTAGTGGAAAGGATTGTACCTTCCACCCAAAAAGTTGAGATTTCAATCCCATATCTAATACCGGACGTcattaaaacaaaaaacaaaaaacaaaaacgagTGTTTTTGATCGAGTGGCATTGCTTTGGTTATGCGACTATTTCACTTTAGCTTCTCCTCTTGGGGTTTACCTTGAGGATCAATGCTTGCTTAACAACGCCACTATTGCTAGAAATAGTATCTTCTTCATCACTAGTTTTGTTGCTTCCAATCCTCATCCCAATCCCAATCCCAATCCCAATCCCAATTAGGAAATTGATCCCAAGATGAATTTACCATCAACTCCTTTATTCTATCAATATAAATAAGACTTGGTGGATCCTTCTTGGGCCACATTTGTGTGGGCTGATTGAGATTCCTTTGGGCTTAGGGTGTCATACCTTGGTTCAATCGCTACAGCGCGCATGCGTATGACCCATGGCCGGTGCGTGTGTGGCCGTGTGGGTGTTAGCTTCAAGACATATCTAGCTATGAAAAATAACAATCACCTCGTTTGAGCTTGTAACTCTAGTTATACTAGACCTTTTGGTTAAGCAATGTAGAAAAGATGTAAACTCTTATTATGCGAGACTCCTTTTAACTCAAGTCCCTGGCTTGAGTTAATTTGTACAGTACCTCGTGTGTTCTTGTTTTTTGGGTGTAGAGAGAGTCGCAAAGGGCAATGAGATAAATGATATAGACGTGATTTAATCTCAGGTCTTAGGTACCATCTTCAAGACtttactaactaaactagttcACATAGTCGGTTGGGTGCAAATCATTTTAAAAAGAGACGCAAAATGGCATTTATGTAAAGTTGGTAAATGTAATCATCAATCCACACCACGATAATTTATCAAAATATACCAAAAGCAAGAAGTGTATATTGTTAAGTATTTAGATTCTACAAAACAAAGTATAAGCCCGTCTAGCTCAGTTGGTAGAGCGCAAGGCTCTTAACCTTGTGGTCGTGGGTTCGAGCCCCACGGTttgtgatttatttttttaatttttttttggagtAAAATAGAAGGAACCTACTAAACCAACATCTATTTCATGTTAGACAGCTACGTATTACGTATGTCAAAAACGCTTGACCCACTTCCAAGCATTTTGTGTTAGTTAAAGGATATTATGTGGATTTGAGATTCCAAAGTATAAGTTATAACTTATAACACACCGCATCATCTCCTACTTTTTTACACATATTGTTAAGAGTGTAATCTACAtgtaagtactccgtattagatTAGTTATCTCTTATTTCGTATTAAAGAAATAGAGAGAGATTGAATAACGGACTTTTTACCAAACTGACTACTTTTACAATTATATTTACTAAAATGGCTACTTTTGAATTCTATTTCCCAAActagctactccctccgtctctttttgttttttacgtttggtatttttcacgcgttttaacgaataattaatttgcattgaaatccctcaattttttttatttaaacgagataaattacgtttatttataatgttttcacttttatcaaaattctgatattgggaaatgagaaaaatttaatgtcccaatggaaaagtgtgagatattaaatgacccaatgaatttgattggttaaaataatgattggacacaaattttgatagaatattaagttatttatgtgataacataaaatgaaatgtaaagaacattttgaaatacccaaaaaggaaaacgtaaaaaataaaaagagacggatggagtactatttatttaccaaagtgactattttgattttgagtaaaaaaaacattaaactagtttggtttgggttttttttttactccGTAATATATAGTGAAccaatgtttttgtttttttttatatttatttgttatttttttttactaaaatgtaagtaatttgtattttcttgaatttattttttagatGAACCATTCCCCTTTttatcaaaaaacaaaaatgaaccATTTACTTTGCTAATAGCCGCAAAGTATACTCAAATATAATCAATCCAAAACATAAATCACAAACCAAAGAACAATTACTTCGTactttatttttaaagaaataataACTTATACTCCATATTTTACATTAGAAAAAACTATAGTACAAACATAAGGAAACAAAATTAACATGCATTTGAAGTAGAATATAACATCTGAAACAAAATACATTCAATTAAAAGTTCCTTATATTGTACGGAGTACTTAAGAGTTTCGATTTCTTATTAGATTGAAACCAAAATTACAGAACATTGAAGATAATGAAATATAATTGAGTCTCAAATATGCATGAAAAATAAATCAGTTGAGGAAATTGAAAAACGCCAGGCTCCAGTGATATCAAATTAAATATTAGAACGATAAAAAGAACCCAAACTTTATATATAAAAATTTGGCCCCCTAAAAAAACCACATCAGTTcactatttaaaaaaataattcaaacaaaacCGGttcactaaaataaataaaaactcaaACCGGTTCATTGATTTTTACTTCAAAGTCAAAATAGTAGCTAGTTTGGGAAATAGAATTAAAAAATagccattttggtaaataaaattgtagAAGTAGCTAGTTTGGTAAAAGATCCTTAAATAACATATTAGATAAGTGGCTTACTCCACGTATCAACAATAGATTTTACTTTTATGATGAAACTTCGTCATACTTACATGTGGTCAATAGCTTTTCTTATTTGAGTTCGTTTTGTCACCGAAAGTAGTTTTTAATGAAATGAGAAATTAAAGAACTTTGTCTGTGGCCTCGTACATTTTTACTTGGGATCCATTCTCCATCCTTGAGACAATAATCTAGGAAGTCCTTTGCGTGTTAAAGCAACTTGATGGGTCGTTGTTCATCGAATCCAATAAGAACATACATTTCATCTTccataaaaatataattgaaaCAAAAATAGGAAAACACAAAGTTCAAAGAAGATTATATATAATATAGATTATAGTCTACTGAAAAAAGTTAATATTATCTATCAGAAGAATGCAActtccttttcttcttttcacaCATTTTTGTACTATTTGATTAGCCTCTATTGGTTTGGACATACTCTACACTTTTAGTTTGACTCTTTTCCATAGACTTTTAAATAGTAATGTCACCATTAAAATTAGCGCCTTATCATGAAACTATTAGTCCATACTATGCATAGACATTAGAGAGTATGGAGTATCATGTAAATTTTCCCCTTAAAATTTGTATTTAGTCAATGTGAAAATGGGGATTAGAAAGTGAATAATTTATGTGAAGTTGTGAATCAATAATTTATGTGAAGTTGTGAATCAATAATCTATATTAATATATGTAAAGTTGTGAACCAATAATCTATAGTAACATATGTGAAGTTGTGAACCAATAATCTATTGTAAGATTTGTAACATATATGAAGTTGTTAACCAATAATCTATAGTAACATATGTGAAGTTGTGAACCAATAATTTATAGTAACATATGTGaagcttttttgttttttagttttttatttatataGGCTAAATATACATTAATGAAAGTGGTTTACACCATATAATAAACTACTACGAGAGCTTTACTAGCTCTTACAGACCATATTAAATAGAAAACTTTTAAAACAGCAAAGGTAGTGAATGCTTTAATTGTTGGCCCTTCACTGATGACGTCCCTTTGATTACTGCAACGCGCAATACTCTGTGCGTCAAAATATTCTACACATATACTTTCCACATTCTCATTTTCATTTGGCTCGAAGCAAGCTTGTAGTCTATTGAAAACCCTTAAAAAACTTGTGATACTTGAACGACAAAGAAATGCACAAAAGGATAGATAATCCACTAATTGGATGAACCAACGTTGTAAGCAGGGTGAAATGCTCACAAACAACATGAGACAGTGACGGAATACCTTCATGAAAAGGTACATGGAGTTTCTCCTAGAACGGGAGAAACTCAACCTAATTGACATGCTATGAATCCCCAAAAAACTGTGGAGCAGTATTCGGATAAGAAATTTTGAATGCAATGGGAACACCTCTCGTCGCAAACCTAAACCAAACCACCCAATTTTGTGGACACCAACACCCCCCTTCCACAATCACCCATACCATCTCCTTTCATCTTAATTATAACCTGGCACCCTACCACTAGAGGTAGTATGAACACCCAAGACAAGACCACTAACAAGATTATCTGACTCGTTTCCAAATAGAATCGGAGCAAACATATGTGAAGTTGTGAACCAATAGTTTATAATAACATATGTGAAGGTGTGAACCAATAATCTATTTCTTAATATGGTATGAACTGTTTTCCTGTAGAAAGTTGTTTATCACTATGTACCTTATATTACCAGAGAATGCAATAGAATACTCCAATTAGTGTGTTAGTGAATCAATATCAAAATAAGCCATGTTAATTTACTCTTTTAGAAGTATAAGTCTAAGCAATATGGGTACTCGTCCAAGGCAAGCACAGTGTACACCTATTCAGAATATCACTCTCATTTACTCGAAAATGAatggtttgaatttttttgccaTTTGTACATTTATATTTCTCTCCGCACAGTTGATAAATGTTGTAAATCAATGTCAACCTCCAAAAATAACGAGGAACAAGATGAAAGTTTTCTTTTGCAAAGGAATTTGGAGGTGGGTCCCAATATAGTAATGGCATAAAATGTTGGTTTTAGCCAACACATGGCTCATCATTTTGCCACCAAACAAATTCCAAATTGACAAAAATCACAACTTTTAATCAATTTCTCTTCATCACTTCCTATTTCCTCGTCCCCACGAGTACACACCAATCttgtttttttcttgtttttaaaaTTCTCCAATTATCTTGTAACCCATACtttgatatttttatttataactCCTTAAGTAGTCTCATTTATCGATTTTACGTGTATCAGGGCACACCTAGCTAATATGTTATACGTGTGCACTTATTAATAAATCTTATCACATTTTCCCCTCATATGCTCTGTGAATACGAGAAGATACGctttaaattttctcattttcctcGTAAATCTAAATACAATCTGTCATTTTTGGCATCTTTCGTGCAATTTTTAGgataatttaattattgaattattttatttaattttgatgAATCCAACCGTGCAAGTTTTGCTTTTACATTATACAAGTATACATTGAGGATTCGAGACGAGACAGCTAAATTATTATTAGGTGGGATTATTCTTTTTccataataatatatattttaatttccaaggTTGGACCTTTAAATTAGCAATTTATGGCAATAATAATAGTAAAGTTTTATGATCAAGCACGTATGTGTAACAACGACAGTGATGACATTCGTATTGTATTGTTTGGTTTTTACTGATTTTTATTAATGGGAAATTGGCTTCATATACTTGGATCATTAGCTAAGGACCTATTTTAATTGAAACTTCCTACATGTGATTGGCTATCATAATTTTAAGTTGAGTCATTATTTTCCCATCTTATGAGTTATG
This Spinacia oleracea cultivar Varoflay chromosome 6, BTI_SOV_V1, whole genome shotgun sequence DNA region includes the following protein-coding sequences:
- the LOC110777554 gene encoding protein ROS1A, with protein sequence MVLKKKPEEKKKPKYFWPKIKDPWAQTPKPKTPKPKTPKPKTPKPKTPKPKTPKPKTPKPKTPKPKTPKPVRKRVTKKDIELSKILECILPEKETEEANVSEILENIPEVSSCKRALNFVNISVGEFENVGIKDVEKKSLNDSSCDVGNQIEKSGKDQRTWKVYRRRHNSKCLDECRKIGINFLERFKKKRKGVNNLFTKGSRMMLLPMQLKIDGDSFDCIFSLLFSRMKFIKKKKRSAKKLASVRDVAKQTGDLETISLSKTCLERNEVRVNLDQGEIGSDRSLPLALCSVLESKESETNSSSSTSKLAKEKLPNQSESGSDRSLQLALCSVLESKESETNSSCSTSKLAKEKLPKGPTKRKEKQKIRQEKQKLKSCLKKLKAWNGNGNKESMEQIMDHIVEYFKYLSFYEDLDSIERLSIMVRGENNLALVAQRPNEEGDAEKPFEETEEFCEEREILQAKMNRFYMIMTNLQGPKDFVKWNGSVLDSVVGVFLTQNVSDVLSSNAYMEVASRYPIKPQTNENEDCGIDSDISSSQGSTVSTSCSTNGPIIEYPEEEEVEEKDEETKAREKEYDTALKDMIASLPNLQGPGKEKKGEDVKEFDWEPIRLYFLGKNTERSPDTQDSVDWEAVRKAPVKDIAKAIEQRGQHRIIAAKIQRTLNRLVDKHGTMDLEWLRQAPFEVAKAYLLSFYGLGMKSVECLRLLTLGHDAFPVDVNISRVAVRLGWIPLGTLPKDIPFHLLEKYPLEDAIQEFLWSRICNMERKKLYKIHYQLITFGKIFCTKKNPNCRACPFKNECKYYQSVEESARMKHPRLTWTQNKETLRLKKGSKNNKNIQNPFDVKKESSRPLFLASSSNSSPDMSISFPVLNRTFSQKRDRSPIVEFPASPKRVEEPELLDIEDLLNNTNEADEEIIEVDICTQEFKQTVRDQIERESVTPPHSDDLSRLALAITSEDDYIPLPKHINPIRLRTEHQVYELPHNHPLLKDFEPQRGIIPYLLAIWTTPDSDERNGDSLEGCSEKVPGESLTVKGTFLIPVRTAMKESFPLNGTYFQVNEVFADYQTSECPVDVLTSSIWMLPKRTLYCGYSTSSICKGLTTAEIQRCCWQGYVCTRAFDRKSRAPKPLSSRFHNRPKVKGKSQEEEEE